The genomic window CACATACTGAGGGCGGCAGGGCACCAAGATGGGTCTTCAGTGGTTCCTCTGACCTGTGGAATGGATGACCCCTGGGTACCCCTACCTCCATTCTCTCTGTTCAGTTGTGTATTAGgtattccttagtgctccttccTCGGGGCCTCTGCCCTTacagctccctctgcctggggtgCCCCCCTCCACGCCCCACACATCCGCATGGCCCTCTGCTCAGATGTCGCCTTCCTGAGacctctcaaaaaacaaacaaacaaacaaaaccacacccCCTCTACAGCCCTCCCATTTCTCTTCCCTGCACtgtgtttattatctgtctctgcCACTGAAACATAAACCctcctgagagcagagagctttCTTTACTATGCACCCTCAGTGTCTAGAACTGGGCTTGATGTGTATCGCctgtgatcaataaatatttgtccaatTCATGCCGTGCGAATGCTTTGAGTTCTTTTTGTTGGACTTTGTATTACGTTCAGCCAAAAGCAAATggttcctgccctccccccacccccatcttcacCTCACAGCTAAATCCTTTGGGTCCAATGCTTGCTCTAAAATGACactcacggggcacctgggggggctcagtcagttaagcctcccacttctgctcaggtcatgaccttgcagttcacaagttcaagccccgagttggactctgggctgacagcccagagcctggagcctgcttcagattctgtgtctccttctctctctgctcctcctctactcacactctctctctcaaaaagaaagaaacattaaaaaagaaagaaatgcagattctcaggtccTACTCCAGATTACATTTAGataagatgtaaaataaaaaataaaataaaataaaataaaataaaataaaataaaataaaataaaaacactcactCCAGACTGAGCATTTGCTCTCACGCCCACCTTGGCTGCTAGACATGGTCATCTGCAGGTCCCCTCAGGTCCCAGAATCCCCAGAGGAGAGAGAGTAGACCACATCAAGGCCCTGTTTGAGGCTTCGGAAGTCAGAAGAAGGAAACCCAAGCCACTTGGTATTGTGGGATGCGGTTCATTCAGATTTGGTTACAGAGGGGAGGCTGAACCCAGATAGAAGAGGGCCCCTGGTGGGGATAGAATGGGCTGCTGTACAAGCCTGGGAAGGGGGTGTATTTGGTCCTGAAGCCCCATCTTGGCTGCCCAGGACTTTGCTAAACCctaaagaggaagacagaaggggcTGTTTCCCAATGTTCAGGAAAACAGACACAGCCCTAGTCTGAGGGAATGGCCAGGTGTTGGAGACCCCCTAGTTTGAGGAAAGAGGCTTagtctttgcccccccccccccatatgaaGATTGTGTGTCCGCGGAGGCCTCTCTAGTCTGAGGTCTGAGAAGTACAGCCTAGTAGGAGGGAGGAGCTACATCCTTTGGGACCCTGGTGTTAAGAAAGAGGACTTGCCCTGGGGAAGCCCTTAGCCTGAGGGAGGAGGCTCAGTCCTTCTGACTTTTCTCACCAGAAGCTTCCAGGCCTAGAaacggggaaggggaggggagccagggcgCCCTCTAGCGAGGTGGGAAGCAAGCGGGGTCGAGCGGCTGCGGGGCGAGGGTGGTGGAGGGTTAGGGTGGAGGCGGGACTGCTCAGGAGAGGGCCAGGAAGCCCAGGGCCACCAGCAGCACGGACCGGGCGAGGCGGAGGCCAGGCGGCGCGCCAGAGGGGCACTCGGATTCCAGGATGGCGCGCCGGGTGGTGCTGCAGTGGGGCTGGTGGGCCAGCCGGTGGCCGGGGAACGTCAGCAGCGCCTTGGCGGTGGCGTCGGGGACCCCGCACAGGTTTTGGGAGCCGCAGCCGCGCAGGGTCACGTTCTGGCTGCCTGCGGGGACGCGGGTGAGGACGCAGGTGAGGATGAGCGGGCAGGTGTCCTCCGTGCCCACGTGCGCCTGCCACCGCGAGCCACCCCGGCCACCCCCCTCCCGTCCCCGCGCCCGGGCTTCCGGGCTCCCAGAATAAGCCCACTTCCCTGCAACTCCCTCCAGCCCCGTGGGATCTGCCTGCGTCGCCAGGGTTTCCTAAAAGACCAGACTGTCACATCCGACAGGACACATGGCAGCGGGCCAGCCCTGAGGGATGACAGACCCTCGGATCCATGTCTTTGGGGAAAACTCACCGGAAATGTTGGGATCCTCAACCTGGGGTCTGGTCAGGGCTGTGCCTttcattgttattctttttttttttttttttcatttttaaaaattattttaagtttattgatttattttgagagagaaagagagagagagagcgagtgggcatgcaggcagagagagagagaggaagagagagagtcccaagcaggctctgcactgtcagcacagagccagatgcggggctggaacccacaaactgagatcatgacctgagcggaaatcaaaggtccgccgctcaactgactgagccccccaggggccccattaagtctttctcttttaaagaaatgtctggaggggcacccgggtggctcggtgggttgagcatgggacttcggctcaggtcatgagctcacggttcagtGCGTGAGTGACACGTTAGCCTCCCAGCACAGTCTGTATTTTGTCTCAGGGTGCCCTGAACTGGAGTATATTTCCTCACAGAGAGCCATGATGGTCTTAGATTCACTGAAATGCCGTATATAGCGCTTACTATCTCGAATTTTCAATCCAGTAGCCACTAGCCCCATATGGCTGTTGAGCGCTAGACATGTGGCCGGTCTGAACCGAAACGTGCTGTGAATATAAAATCCACACCAGATTCCAAAGGCTtagtagccaaaaaaaaaaaaaaaagaatgtaacctgtttcatttataatttcttacaTCGATCGCATCGCGTGTTGCAATGACAGCTGTTGAATACGTGGGGTACacaaaaaatattaccaaattaaTGTCATCTCCGACTCGttactttttaatgtggctactcaGAAAATTTAAATGCTGCACGTGGCTTACCCCGTATTCCTTTTGGACAGCACTCATCCAGAAGTCTCAtggattatcttatttaattcccacaacagtcttctttaaaagtttatttatttttgagagagagagctcgtaCGTGCGGCccggaggatcccaagcaggctcccgctGCCAGCAgcgagcccgaggcggggctcccACCCACGAGCTGAGCCGTGAGAGCAtgagccgagccacccaggtgcccctaattcccACAGCAGTCTTATAAGTTAGAGACCCCAAACCCAAGCAATGCCCGAATCCAAAACCTGTGCACTCAGGCTTACTCACGGGCACACGCATGCACGTACACACGTGTATATTACCTTCTATAGACAGCAGATCCAGCTGGACACACTCAGTCTCCCCGACGGGACACTGCACGTAGAAGGAGGAATTGCAGGGCCCCGGGTGGCCGTTAGGACATGTAGGACACAGGAACCCGCTCAGGGGGTGTGAGGCTGGCACCCCTTCTGTAAAGGGGAGGCTGACAGTCAGGACCTCCAGGAGCCTCTGTGCACTTAGGCTCTCCCACAGGGGAATGACCTTATTGACATTTGCCCAACTAGCTGGGGTCAGGGTGACTTCAGGCAGCCCGGCTGCGGAACTgggcgttggggggggggggggaaggtgctcccgcctgcctgccttcctcgaCTCAGGACAAACTCTCCTCCAGAGCACCCCACCACTTCCGTGGCCACCCCCTGACTGCTTTCCGGTGGCGGCGGCATACCGGGAGGAGTGAGTGCTTGGCAGTTGCCTTGGCAACAGGTGGAGTTGATCTGGAAGCCAAAGTCCACGCTGGAGGTGAAGGCAGAGACCGAGCTGCCAAATAGGCAGTCCCTGAGGGCCACACAGGAGCCGCTTCTCCAGACGACAGAGTCACCTTTCCCTAAGGCTGAGAGATGTGGGGGGCAGGCTTACGGGAAAGGCCACCATAAGCCACGCCCTCACTGGAAGCTCCCAAATCCCTCTGGGTGCCATTGTTGGCATTCACTTCGCCTGACGGTCCGCCCTAATACGCTCAAAGCCTGTCACCGGTCGTCAAGACACACGGCTCAAAAGCCTTCCTTCCTCCGCCTTGTCCAGTTAGGGCTCCAATGATCAGGACGTCTCTGTACCTGTGATGTCTCCCAACCTGTCTATGAGAACCTCGCGGGCTTAGCCAGAAAGTTCTCAAGGATCTTGGAACTGTTCACGTGGTACACTACCCTTACCAACCCCAGTTACGTAgctaaaagacagagaaaagcagGTTTCCAGTTCAACGCCCCTTCCCAATGACCGAAGGGTCTAGTTTTTCCCTTTATGGGGCAGACGGACAGGGGCCTtagcaggctccttgcccagaATCTTGACGTAGAAACCAAGATGGCTGCAACGGTCTCTCCCACCCCACATGCATCTCTGTATCTTCACTTACCACTCCCACATCAAGAGGTGGAATCCGTTTCCTCACCCCTTAACCCGGAGCTGGCCTTGCGACTTGCTCTGATCAATAGACCCGTGGCAGGAGCGACACTATGTCAGTTCTGGGCTCCTCTCTTACGAAGCCTGTGGCTTCTACCTCTTCCTTCTTGGAAGCCAGCCACCATATTGGAAAGCGGCTCAGCAAGGCTACTGACTGATGATAGACCACACGGACAGAGGCCCCGGAAAGCAGGAGGCCGTACTGAACATTCCAGCCCCAGCCGGGTTCCCAGCGGAATGCAGCCACAGGGGGAACCTCACCCCTTGGAGGAGGAGACCTGCCCAGCTGTGTCTCATGAACCCACAGAATAGTGAGAAGTAATAAATCATGGGGTTTTTTTAGCCACAACGCGTTTTTTCATtgcgccctccccacccccccccccaaaaaaacccacataataaaaaatgtaccCTCCTAGGCATTTGTAAATGTACTGTGAGTGGTATTAACTATATTTACATTGTTAGGTAACAGGTCTCTAGAACGCTTTCATTTTGCAATACTAAAAACTAGCACCATTCTGttattttgactactctagggtGTCCCTTATAAGAGGAGTCATactgtatttgtccttttgtgtctcgTTAAGCCACTCCATCTGAAGCTGATTTGTTATTCAGCAATAAGTACCTATAACAAATGTGGCAtcgcatctttttttttaacattttatttacttaaaaatttgtattaatgtttatttatttttgagacagagagacagggacagagcatgagcagggaagagacagagagagacagagacacagaatccaaagcagtcttcaggttctgagctggaagcccagagcctgacacagggctcgaactcacggagcgtgagatcatgacctgaactgaagtcggacgcttaacccactgagccacccaggccccccctgtGTGACATCACATCTTAAATTCACATACTCTGCTGCAACCAGCCTCTGTCCTCCACCGCCAGGAAAAGGCCGCCAGGGCCGGAGTCAGGGCGGCGAACACGGAGGGCAAGGAGAGATCTTGGTGAGCCTCGTTTCTGCCACCCCCACTCAATCCTGTCTCCGGGGACACTCACCTAGGATGCCTGCTGTCTGAAGGCAGTAGTTCCGATCTGCTGGGCAGAGGACAGCGTCACAAGTATTGAGTCCTGAGCAGGTGACACAGACAGTGACCCCGTCCGTGGTCAGAGATGTGTTTGCAGGGGGACCTAGGGAGAAAGGAAGATGAGCAGGCTGGAGAGCAacctgtgcgtgcgtgtgtgtgtgtatttctgggCACATCAGCGTATGCGCACCTCTACAATGATGTAGTTTGTGTGCCCAAGCCTGTTTCCCTGTGTACACACGgggctgtgtgtgcctgtgttgAACTCTGTTTGTTTTGGAACCGTTGGCAGAGGGTGGGGACGTTTGTGTGTGGCATCCCTGTGGGAGAAGGTGTCTACATCTCTGCGTGAACAGAGCACATGTTTACGTGTATATATAAAAGGCTGATTTTGTGGGTCTGGATGTGTCTGTGTTCCCAGCAAGGTTTAGGGTGCTTGGATATATATCTGGAGTACAGATGTGAATGTCTGTGAATGTTAGAGTGCTTCGGCACGTCTGTGTATATTTTGTACTTTCGTATATTTGTGTGTTGATGCCTGTCCACACACCCGGATCTGACAACTGACGAGCCCCCCTGCATGGATCTGTTACACGTCCAGAGGGACTGTATATGCAAAAATTCCATGTCTTGTGTTCCAGTTGTTGGCTAGCCTACTTAGTCCTTTCTCCTTccatattttttcaaagtttatttatttttgagagagagagagagagagaaacagagcacaagcaagggaggggcagagagagagggggacacagaatccgaagcagctccaggctctgagctgtcagcacagagcccaacgatgcggggctcgaactcaggaaccgtgagatcatgacctgagctgaagtcggatgctcaaccgactgagccgcccaggcacccctctccttccaTATTGTAAATTTTGAGCTcctgggtctttttcttttctctatcgtGATCATTCGTTGAACccactgtttaattttttaaagtaaaactcccccaggggcgcctgggtggctcagtcagttcagtggcCGACTCctttttcggctcaggtcatgatctcacggttggtgggagtGAGCCCTTcgtcaagctccacactgagcgtggaacctgcttaagattgaGGCTTCCACATCCCTGGAGCCGAGGGAAGGCCGCTCTACCCACATTTGAAaattgcctctctctcctctgaacCGTCTGTGATTCTGTTCTGTTGTCTCACTTAAAAAAAGCTGTTGCCCTGGTCAGTGCTCTCAATTAGCATCTCTCTTTTCTGGAAGACAAAACTTattgcccttgttctttgttaGGCCAGAAGAAGACTTTTGGCAAACCTGTCTTCTTACACAAGCaaggaagtgaaggaaagaaagaaagagacttctTATTTCAACAGAGTTTGTATCTCTAATCTCATTTACATGACAGGATGCTTGTGTTTAGAAATATGTGCTCCTCTGTACGTGTGTTTGGGGTGCTGGGATACTGATGGAGATGGTTGtggatgtgtgggtgtgtgccAGTTGGATTTTCTGCTTCTAGGAGTGTTAACTGATGTGTAGgtgtgcacgcgtgcgtgtgcacacacgcgcgTCTGCGAGCTTATAAGGGTAACTGCATTCCCTGAGAGCAtattgggagggggaggggatacCCTGGAAACACATAGGATTGGGAAGGGCATGTGGGGtctaggaagggcagagaaaatagAATCTCAGGAAGTCAGAGTTCAAAGTACCTGGCAGGGTGGGTGTAACCACATAGTTGCATTCAGGCTGGCTGACGAGACGAAATCCAGACGCTTCTGGGCCCAGGGTGGTGTTCACTTGCAGGTGGCAGACATTTGGGGTAGCACAGCCCTTCAGGATTTGGGGACCCCCTGCAGAAACAGGGGGAAGCGGCAGGGGGAGACTCAAAGCCAGAGCCTTCCCACCTTGCTGACTTTCTCTAGGTCTGAAAGTTCCCATCTCTGTTGACAGTTCTATGTGATTCGTTGTCAAATCTGCCTGGTCATTTCGTACAACCTTTTGATGCCTGCTCATTTTTGTGATTCTAAGTTTATTCTTTCAGATATACCACATATGGTTACGTTCTGTAGCTGATCATTACAATAGCTCCTCGTGAGTCGAATCTCGTGTTTGTTGCTTTTGCTCTCACTCATGGTAGCTTGTTCCCTTGTGCATTTTGTGAGCTCTGATTGTGAGCTCATATTTGGTTGATGTtgatcttgggggggggggcggggtatcCTGAGGGCTTTTCGGGTGGAGAGGATTTGCCTTTGCTTGTACTGAAAACTAGGAGGTACTACCAACCTGGGATCATTCCAGTCTCCTTCCGAGGTTTCCCGCTTATGTGGAGCTCTAAGAGTCAGCTCCCCAGCCGTGCCACGGACCCAAGACCTAGTCACCCAAAGCAGGGTGTCATCAGCA from Panthera tigris isolate Pti1 chromosome E2, P.tigris_Pti1_mat1.1, whole genome shotgun sequence includes these protein-coding regions:
- the LOC122234141 gene encoding uncharacterized protein LOC122234141 isoform X4, whose product is MEGCATPNVCHLQVNTTLGPEASGFRLVSQPECNYVVTPTLPGPPANTSLTTDGVTVCVTCSGLNTCDAVLCPADRNYCLQTAGILALGKGDSVVWRSGSCVALRDCLFGSSVSAFTSSVDFGFQINSTCCQGNCQALTPPEGVPASHPLSGFLCPTCPNGHPGPCNSSFYVQCPVGETECVQLDLLSIEGSQNVTLRGCGSQNLCGVPDATAKALLTFPGHRLAHQPHCSTTRRAILESECPSGAPPGLRLARSVLLVALGFLALS
- the LOC122234141 gene encoding uncharacterized protein LOC122234141 isoform X1 produces the protein MSRHQKVVRNDQADLTTNHIELSTEMGTFRPRESQQGGKALALSLPLPLPPVSAGGPQILKGCATPNVCHLQVNTTLGPEASGFRLVSQPECNYVVTPTLPGPPANTSLTTDGVTVCVTCSGLNTCDAVLCPADRNYCLQTAGILALGKGDSVVWRSGSCVALRDCLFGSSVSAFTSSVDFGFQINSTCCQGNCQALTPPEGVPASHPLSGFLCPTCPNGHPGPCNSSFYVQCPVGETECVQLDLLSIEGSQNVTLRGCGSQNLCGVPDATAKALLTFPGHRLAHQPHCSTTRRAILESECPSGAPPGLRLARSVLLVALGFLALS
- the LOC122234141 gene encoding uncharacterized protein LOC122234141 isoform X3 encodes the protein MIPGGPQILKGCATPNVCHLQVNTTLGPEASGFRLVSQPECNYVVTPTLPGPPANTSLTTDGVTVCVTCSGLNTCDAVLCPADRNYCLQTAGILALGKGDSVVWRSGSCVALRDCLFGSSVSAFTSSVDFGFQINSTCCQGNCQALTPPEGVPASHPLSGFLCPTCPNGHPGPCNSSFYVQCPVGETECVQLDLLSIEGSQNVTLRGCGSQNLCGVPDATAKALLTFPGHRLAHQPHCSTTRRAILESECPSGAPPGLRLARSVLLVALGFLALS
- the LOC122234141 gene encoding uncharacterized protein LOC122234141 isoform X2; amino-acid sequence: MNCTGDQTMCLTLNGTWNGGGPQILKGCATPNVCHLQVNTTLGPEASGFRLVSQPECNYVVTPTLPGPPANTSLTTDGVTVCVTCSGLNTCDAVLCPADRNYCLQTAGILALGKGDSVVWRSGSCVALRDCLFGSSVSAFTSSVDFGFQINSTCCQGNCQALTPPEGVPASHPLSGFLCPTCPNGHPGPCNSSFYVQCPVGETECVQLDLLSIEGSQNVTLRGCGSQNLCGVPDATAKALLTFPGHRLAHQPHCSTTRRAILESECPSGAPPGLRLARSVLLVALGFLALS